One genomic window of Daphnia pulex isolate KAP4 chromosome 12, ASM2113471v1 includes the following:
- the LOC124209256 gene encoding uncharacterized protein LOC124209256 isoform X12, with amino-acid sequence MEKDQYSPILFHSTSRQRHKNIHNSSSGYRLRQKRSRPESPTTDSSSESQSSSVMTLENKHAKQSRQEIGNSSTSNAGSVGIVIEPFHPDGTFNIHDGTSIVGTNPTSHSGQQSQMEYSLEPNRAQESMASSAKTASASWPSPPARKRTLIEGALKDALEKHFYMEHKPSLATITSLAESLRMKTEVVRVWFANRRHKEKCKKPVAKSKRPGRKARAARRAPVPCKSVSETSETIQELIDSVTESNSSAVQLSELNRIDLESLGPPPLLDVESQVPLLNTENEVPLVEPLDTNPASDETEELPEMECSLETFVQELIVPSDTNVFNYPQAGNGGSFKNGRPWGPLSRRQPVEEDTFDISVTFSDLIKDVRFAEKQIKRSNKIGNQKGIDVYDVPVTKSIEPTSTFQRMVFGEIDAHAEHRTVLVLGANSSSQAKFINGIINFIFDVDLNDSYRFQLVEEEPASQSNCIKVYDIHHSCGFRVTYSLTIITMPTYDANSDDSQLFRDQNIAKMFLEFFEDEGGVQELDMICHVEADGNQHYLLSIFGNDVKDNNNCWMPTDYFGDNCKWQDGIQRFFVALAKKETKSLSLTRQVLEERKHMEAMLDGLQSLIETVSVKMEEINKTKKMITFCQAQIPPTAEVEETFPVELTQKVELPPGQYMINCNQCFVTCHNSFVKKDKVYSPDVTEAIVLESCSVCPGKCSWSMHSNQPYRWVYVKKEPTDFTNPANQRYEAEMKWKKIRSNGQELVKVLQNDLVENGTIMLEHFQSTWRCIQQLNKIALHGNSFLTQKVFDVLYDAEQQLKELGFEDGLESLKM; translated from the exons ATG GAAAAAGACCAGTATTCTCCCATTCTGTTTCACTCCACTTCTCGTCAGAGGCATAAAAATATTCACAACTCTTCAAGTG GTTACCGCCTGCGCCAAAAGAGATCGCGTCCTGAAAGTCCTACCACGGACTCGTCATCCGAATCACAATCATCATCGGTTATGACTTTAGAAAACAAGCATGCAAAACAGTCACGACAAGAAATTGGAAATTCGTCTACTAGTAATG CAGGGTCAGTCGGAATTGTTATCGAACCATTTCACCCTGACGGAACATTCAACATACACGATGGGACTTCTATAGTTG GCACGAATCCAACTAGTCATTCAGGTCAACAGTCTCAAATGGAATATTCGCTAGAACCAAACCGTGCGCAGGAATCGATGGCATCATCTGCTAAAACTGCTTCCGCCAGTTGGCCAAGCCCTCCTGCTAGGAAGCGGACGCTGATCGAAGGAGCGCTCAAGGATGCGCTGGAGAAGCACTTCTACATGGAACACAAGCCATCACTCGCGACGATAACTTCTCTGGCCGAATCTCTCCGGATGAAAACTGAAGTAGTGCGTGTCTGGTTCGCAAATCGACGACATAAGGAGAAGTGCAAAAAGCCAGTTGCCAAATCAAAAAGGCCAGGAAGAAAAGCACGGGCAGCTCGAAGAGCTCCGGTCCCTTGCAAATCCGTCAGTGAAACCAGCGAAACTATTCAGGAATTAATTGATTCCGTCACCGAAAGTAACTCGTCGGCAGTTCAATTAtcag AGTTAAACAGGATTGATTTGGAATCTTTGGGGCCTCCGCCGTTACTTGATGTTGAAAGTCAAGTGCCGTTACTAAATACTGAAAATGAAGTGCCTTTAGTTG AGCCTCTGGACACCAATCCAGCGAGTGATGAGACCGAAGAATTGCCGGAAATGGAATGCTCTCTGGAAACTTTTGTGCAAGAATTGATAGTACCGTCTGATACCAATGTTTTCAACTACCCACAGGCCGGAAAcg gaGGCTCGTTCAAAAATGGTAGACCATGGGGACCCCTTTCACGCCGTCAACCAGTTGAAGAAGACACCTTCGATATCTCAGTAACATTCTCTGATTTGATCAAAGATGTTCGTTTCGCCGAGAAGCAAATCAAACGATCCAACAAGATAGGCAACCAAAAAGGGATAGATGTGTACGATGTTCCAGTGACGAAGTCGATCGAGCCAACGTCAACGTTCCAGCGAATGGTTTTCGGTGAAATCGATGCTCACGCGGAGCACCGGACGGTCCTGGTGTTGGGTGCCAACAGTTCGAGTCAGGCGAAATTTATTAACGGGATCATCAACTTCATCTTTGACGTCGACCTGAATGACAGCTATCGTTTTCAGCTGGTCGAGGAGGAGCCGGCCAGCCAGAGCAACTGCATCAAGGTCTACGACATCCACCACTCATGCGGATTCCGTGTCACCTATTCGTTGACAATCATCACCATGCCCACCTACGACGCCAACTCCGATGACTCTCAACTTTTCAGAGACCAGAATATAGCCAAAATGTTCCTCGAGTTTTTCGAAGACGAGGGAGGCGTCCAAGAGCTGGACATGATCTGTCATGTCGAGGCCGACGGCAATCAACACTACTTACTGTCTATCTTCGGCAACGATgtcaaagacaacaacaactgctggATGCCGACGGATTATTTCGGCGATAATTGCAAATGGCAGGATGGTATCCAGCGTTTCTTCGTCGCACTAGCCAAGAAGGAAACGAAATCGCTGTCGCTCACCAGACAAGTTTTAGAAGAGAGGAAACACATGGAAGCAATGCTGGATGGACTCCAGTCGCTCATTGAAACCGTTTCGGTGAAGATggaagaaatcaacaaaacgaagaaaatgatCACTTTCTGCCAAGCGCAGATCCCTCCGACCGCAGAAGTCGAAGAAACTTTCCCTGTCGAATTGACGCAAAAAGTGGAACTTCCGCCCGGCCAGTACATGATCAATTGCAATCAGTGCTTTGTCACGTGCCACAATTCGTTCGTCAAGAAAGACAAGGTTTATTCCCCAGACGTCACCGAGGCGATCGTTTTGGAAAGCTGCTCCGTTTGCCCTGGGAAATGCAGCTGGAGCATGCACTCCAATCAGCCCTACCGATGGGTGTACGTGAAAAAGGAGCCGACGGACTTCACGAACCCCGCCAATCAGAGATACGAAGCTGAAATgaagtggaaaaaaatcagatcGAATGGGCAAGAATTGGTGAAAGTGCTGCAAAATGACCTCGTCGAAAACGGAACGATCATGCTGGAGCATTTCCAATCGACCTGGCGATGCATCCAGCAGCTGAACAAGATCGCCCTTCACGGAAACTCGTTTTTGACTCAAAAAGTTTTCGACGTCCTCTACGACGCCGAACAGCAGCTAAAAGAACTCGGATTTGAAGATGGACTGGAGAGTTTGAAGAtgtaa
- the LOC124209256 gene encoding uncharacterized protein LOC124209256 isoform X4, translated as MEKDQYSPILFHSTSRQRHKNIHNSSSDDDLSSNEVSLRSTTRLAKQIPECAEIIYGSTDSIKKLFDSVSQDNSSTAQLTGYRLRQKRSRPESPTTDSSSESQSSSVMTLENKHAKQSRQEIGNSSTSNAGSVGIVIEPFHPDGTFNIHDGTSIVGTNPTSHSGQQSQMEYSLEPNRAQESMASSAKTASASWPSPPARKRTLIEGALKDALEKHFYMEHKPSLATITSLAESLRMKTEVVRVWFANRRHKEKCKKPVAKSKRPGRKARAARRAPVPCKSVSETSETIQELIDSVTESNSSAVQLSELNRIDLESLGPPPLLDVESQVPLLNTENEVPLVVEPLDTNPASDETEELPEMECSLETFVQELIVPSDTNVFNYPQAGNGGSFKNGRPWGPLSRRQPVEEDTFDISVTFSDLIKDVRFAEKQIKRSNKIGNQKGIDVYDVPVTKSIEPTSTFQRMVFGEIDAHAEHRTVLVLGANSSSQAKFINGIINFIFDVDLNDSYRFQLVEEEPASQSNCIKVYDIHHSCGFRVTYSLTIITMPTYDANSDDSQLFRDQNIAKMFLEFFEDEGGVQELDMICHVEADGNQHYLLSIFGNDVKDNNNCWMPTDYFGDNCKWQDGIQRFFVALAKKETKSLSLTRQVLEERKHMEAMLDGLQSLIETVSVKMEEINKTKKMITFCQAQIPPTAEVEETFPVELTQKVELPPGQYMINCNQCFVTCHNSFVKKDKVYSPDVTEAIVLESCSVCPGKCSWSMHSNQPYRWVYVKKEPTDFTNPANQRYEAEMKWKKIRSNGQELVKVLQNDLVENGTIMLEHFQSTWRCIQQLNKIALHGNSFLTQKVFDVLYDAEQQLKELGFEDGLESLKM; from the exons ATG GAAAAAGACCAGTATTCTCCCATTCTGTTTCACTCCACTTCTCGTCAGAGGCATAAAAATATTCACAACTCTTCAAGTG ATGATGATCTGAGTAGTAATGAAGTATCTTTGCGAAGTACGACACGGTTAGCCAAACAAATTCCGGAATGTGCTGAAATAATCTATGGATCCACTGATTCTATTAAGAAGCTTTTTGATTCTGTCAGTCAGGACAACTCATCTACTGCTCAATTAACAGGTTACCGCCTGCGCCAAAAGAGATCGCGTCCTGAAAGTCCTACCACGGACTCGTCATCCGAATCACAATCATCATCGGTTATGACTTTAGAAAACAAGCATGCAAAACAGTCACGACAAGAAATTGGAAATTCGTCTACTAGTAATG CAGGGTCAGTCGGAATTGTTATCGAACCATTTCACCCTGACGGAACATTCAACATACACGATGGGACTTCTATAGTTG GCACGAATCCAACTAGTCATTCAGGTCAACAGTCTCAAATGGAATATTCGCTAGAACCAAACCGTGCGCAGGAATCGATGGCATCATCTGCTAAAACTGCTTCCGCCAGTTGGCCAAGCCCTCCTGCTAGGAAGCGGACGCTGATCGAAGGAGCGCTCAAGGATGCGCTGGAGAAGCACTTCTACATGGAACACAAGCCATCACTCGCGACGATAACTTCTCTGGCCGAATCTCTCCGGATGAAAACTGAAGTAGTGCGTGTCTGGTTCGCAAATCGACGACATAAGGAGAAGTGCAAAAAGCCAGTTGCCAAATCAAAAAGGCCAGGAAGAAAAGCACGGGCAGCTCGAAGAGCTCCGGTCCCTTGCAAATCCGTCAGTGAAACCAGCGAAACTATTCAGGAATTAATTGATTCCGTCACCGAAAGTAACTCGTCGGCAGTTCAATTAtcag AGTTAAACAGGATTGATTTGGAATCTTTGGGGCCTCCGCCGTTACTTGATGTTGAAAGTCAAGTGCCGTTACTAAATACTGAAAATGAAGTGCCTTTAGTTG TAGAGCCTCTGGACACCAATCCAGCGAGTGATGAGACCGAAGAATTGCCGGAAATGGAATGCTCTCTGGAAACTTTTGTGCAAGAATTGATAGTACCGTCTGATACCAATGTTTTCAACTACCCACAGGCCGGAAAcg gaGGCTCGTTCAAAAATGGTAGACCATGGGGACCCCTTTCACGCCGTCAACCAGTTGAAGAAGACACCTTCGATATCTCAGTAACATTCTCTGATTTGATCAAAGATGTTCGTTTCGCCGAGAAGCAAATCAAACGATCCAACAAGATAGGCAACCAAAAAGGGATAGATGTGTACGATGTTCCAGTGACGAAGTCGATCGAGCCAACGTCAACGTTCCAGCGAATGGTTTTCGGTGAAATCGATGCTCACGCGGAGCACCGGACGGTCCTGGTGTTGGGTGCCAACAGTTCGAGTCAGGCGAAATTTATTAACGGGATCATCAACTTCATCTTTGACGTCGACCTGAATGACAGCTATCGTTTTCAGCTGGTCGAGGAGGAGCCGGCCAGCCAGAGCAACTGCATCAAGGTCTACGACATCCACCACTCATGCGGATTCCGTGTCACCTATTCGTTGACAATCATCACCATGCCCACCTACGACGCCAACTCCGATGACTCTCAACTTTTCAGAGACCAGAATATAGCCAAAATGTTCCTCGAGTTTTTCGAAGACGAGGGAGGCGTCCAAGAGCTGGACATGATCTGTCATGTCGAGGCCGACGGCAATCAACACTACTTACTGTCTATCTTCGGCAACGATgtcaaagacaacaacaactgctggATGCCGACGGATTATTTCGGCGATAATTGCAAATGGCAGGATGGTATCCAGCGTTTCTTCGTCGCACTAGCCAAGAAGGAAACGAAATCGCTGTCGCTCACCAGACAAGTTTTAGAAGAGAGGAAACACATGGAAGCAATGCTGGATGGACTCCAGTCGCTCATTGAAACCGTTTCGGTGAAGATggaagaaatcaacaaaacgaagaaaatgatCACTTTCTGCCAAGCGCAGATCCCTCCGACCGCAGAAGTCGAAGAAACTTTCCCTGTCGAATTGACGCAAAAAGTGGAACTTCCGCCCGGCCAGTACATGATCAATTGCAATCAGTGCTTTGTCACGTGCCACAATTCGTTCGTCAAGAAAGACAAGGTTTATTCCCCAGACGTCACCGAGGCGATCGTTTTGGAAAGCTGCTCCGTTTGCCCTGGGAAATGCAGCTGGAGCATGCACTCCAATCAGCCCTACCGATGGGTGTACGTGAAAAAGGAGCCGACGGACTTCACGAACCCCGCCAATCAGAGATACGAAGCTGAAATgaagtggaaaaaaatcagatcGAATGGGCAAGAATTGGTGAAAGTGCTGCAAAATGACCTCGTCGAAAACGGAACGATCATGCTGGAGCATTTCCAATCGACCTGGCGATGCATCCAGCAGCTGAACAAGATCGCCCTTCACGGAAACTCGTTTTTGACTCAAAAAGTTTTCGACGTCCTCTACGACGCCGAACAGCAGCTAAAAGAACTCGGATTTGAAGATGGACTGGAGAGTTTGAAGAtgtaa